The following are encoded together in the Zingiber officinale cultivar Zhangliang chromosome 8A, Zo_v1.1, whole genome shotgun sequence genome:
- the LOC122009547 gene encoding protein misato homolog 1-like isoform X2: protein MRELVTIQVGTYANFIGSHFWNFQDELLGLAEEPNRDPLFKSSDLDMDVLYRTGETQKGIPTYCPRLLSVGFQGFLYDHIQSPNPDVLTWTGNVARLVAEPHPKNLFLQSLYEEEHGKLDASEDDPASSLTKSIQDIARVECLENDVKFWTDFSKVQYHPQSLYELNNSWTDINKFDNYGIGKDVLSGGLLLEEMNERLRFFIEECDHIQGIQFVVDDFGGFSAAAVEILEDIADEYTNTPVLLYSVRDPCVYANAINQKSIARALHDAVSFSRLSSYCHLMIPVGLPSVRRAFSPLLLVEDHKPYHTSAVYASSMHSISIPFRMQMPGPATSSTFTSGAMDVGEIVHTLSGQSRQNMVTSLAIAMPPPSLIEENNQGTILRNLRSLTPELKEDHEDLLATESLVVQGAFYSDGHRATLSQVEDSLCAAYQREPSKPLFSRLSVALCPLPVPLPFPSIFGSKIGQHGELEYDAVQGVRPRGSLDVESIPMATRLRSSCAIVPFLEKRSGDLRKYGIARGAPGAGLLCGWGFEKDEVDDMGEHLVKLLTAFDPHSGTASDSD, encoded by the exons ATGCGGGAACTTGTGACAATTCAAGTTGGTACTTATGCGAATTTCATTGGATCTCATTTTTGGAACTTTCAG GATGAGTTGCTTGGACTTGCAGAGGAACCCAATAGAGATCCCCTTTTCAAGAGTTCAGACTTAGACATGGATGTACTTTATCGGACTGGTGAAACACAAAAG GGCATTCCTACGTACTGTCCTCGTTTGTTGTCTGTTGGTTTCCAAG GATTTCTGTATGATCATATACAATCACCTAATCCTGATGTCCTGACATG GACAGGAAATGTAGCTAGATTGGTAGCAGAACCTCACCCAAAGAATTTGTTTCTGCAGAGCTTGTATGAGGAAGAGCATGGGAAGTTAGATGCCTCTGAGGATGATCCTGCCAGCAGTCTTACGAAGTCGATTCAAGATATTGCTCGGGTTGAATGCCTTGAAAATGATGTTAAGTTTTGGACAGATTTTTCCAAGGTTCAGTATCATCCTCAGAGCTTGTATGAACTTAATAACTCATGGACAGACATCAACAAGTTTGATAATTATGGAATCGGTAAGGATGTTCTCTCAGGAGGGTTGCTGCTAGAAGAGATGAATGAGCGGCTGCGTTTCTTTATTGAAGAGTGTGATCATATTCAG GGTATCCAATTTGTTGTTGACGATTTTGGAGGTTTTTCTGCTGCAGCTGTAGAAATTCTTGAAGATATTGCAGATGAGTACACAAATACGCCTGTTCTGCTTTATTCTGTAAGAGATCCCTGTGTTTATGCAAATGCTATTAATCAGAAATCAATTGCAAGAGCTCTTCATGACGCTGTCTCCTTTTCAAGGCTATCTTCCTACTGTCATTTGATGATACCAGTTGGGCTGCCTTCTGTTAGAA GAGCCTTTTCCCCTCTACTGTTGGTGGAAGATCATAAGCCTTACCACACCAGTGCTGTATATGCTTCTTCAATGCACTCTATTAGTATTCCATTTAGAATGCAAATGCCTGGCCCTGCTACAAGTTCGACCTTCACTTCTGGTGCTATGGATGTTGGGGAGATTGTTCACACACTTTCTGGTCAATCTAGGCAAAATATGGTGACAAGTTTGGCCATAGCAATGCCACCTCCGTCTTTGATAG AGGAGAATAATCAAGGGACTATTCTCAGAAATTTACGTTCATTGACCCCTGAACTTAAAGAGGATCATGAGGATTTACTAGCTACAGAATCCTTGGTTGTCCAAGGAGCCTTTTACTCAG ATGGTCATCGAGCAACACTATCTCAAGTTGAGGATTCGCTATGTGCAGCTTATCAAAGAGAGCCTTCAAAACCGTTGTTCTCCCGCCTTTCTGTTGCCCTCTGTCCTCTCCCGGTACCACTTCCTTTTCCATCCATTTTTGGGAGCAAAATCGGTCAACATGGTGAGTTAGAGTATGATGCAGTTCAAGGGGTTCGACCAAGAGGATCACTTGATGTGGAATCTATCCCCATGGCTACAAGACTAAGGTCAAGCTGTGCTATTGTGCCTTTTTTGGAGAAAAGGTCAGGGGATCTACGCAAGTATGGGATAGCAAGAGGAGCTCCAGGGGCTGGATTGCTCTGCGGCTGGGGCTTTGAAAAGGACGAAGTTGATGACATGGGAGAGCATCTCGTGAAACTGTTGACGGCATTTGATCCTCACTCTGGGACAGCATCAGACTCAGATTAG
- the LOC122009547 gene encoding protein misato homolog 1-like isoform X1: MRELVTIQVGTYANFIGSHFWNFQDELLGLAEEPNRDPLFKSSDLDMDVLYRTGETQKGIPTYCPRLLSVGFQGSLGSLNISGFLYDHIQSPNPDVLTWTGNVARLVAEPHPKNLFLQSLYEEEHGKLDASEDDPASSLTKSIQDIARVECLENDVKFWTDFSKVQYHPQSLYELNNSWTDINKFDNYGIGKDVLSGGLLLEEMNERLRFFIEECDHIQGIQFVVDDFGGFSAAAVEILEDIADEYTNTPVLLYSVRDPCVYANAINQKSIARALHDAVSFSRLSSYCHLMIPVGLPSVRRAFSPLLLVEDHKPYHTSAVYASSMHSISIPFRMQMPGPATSSTFTSGAMDVGEIVHTLSGQSRQNMVTSLAIAMPPPSLIEENNQGTILRNLRSLTPELKEDHEDLLATESLVVQGAFYSDGHRATLSQVEDSLCAAYQREPSKPLFSRLSVALCPLPVPLPFPSIFGSKIGQHGELEYDAVQGVRPRGSLDVESIPMATRLRSSCAIVPFLEKRSGDLRKYGIARGAPGAGLLCGWGFEKDEVDDMGEHLVKLLTAFDPHSGTASDSD, from the exons ATGCGGGAACTTGTGACAATTCAAGTTGGTACTTATGCGAATTTCATTGGATCTCATTTTTGGAACTTTCAG GATGAGTTGCTTGGACTTGCAGAGGAACCCAATAGAGATCCCCTTTTCAAGAGTTCAGACTTAGACATGGATGTACTTTATCGGACTGGTGAAACACAAAAG GGCATTCCTACGTACTGTCCTCGTTTGTTGTCTGTTGGTTTCCAAG GTTCTTTGGGTTCTCTAAATATTTCAGGATTTCTGTATGATCATATACAATCACCTAATCCTGATGTCCTGACATG GACAGGAAATGTAGCTAGATTGGTAGCAGAACCTCACCCAAAGAATTTGTTTCTGCAGAGCTTGTATGAGGAAGAGCATGGGAAGTTAGATGCCTCTGAGGATGATCCTGCCAGCAGTCTTACGAAGTCGATTCAAGATATTGCTCGGGTTGAATGCCTTGAAAATGATGTTAAGTTTTGGACAGATTTTTCCAAGGTTCAGTATCATCCTCAGAGCTTGTATGAACTTAATAACTCATGGACAGACATCAACAAGTTTGATAATTATGGAATCGGTAAGGATGTTCTCTCAGGAGGGTTGCTGCTAGAAGAGATGAATGAGCGGCTGCGTTTCTTTATTGAAGAGTGTGATCATATTCAG GGTATCCAATTTGTTGTTGACGATTTTGGAGGTTTTTCTGCTGCAGCTGTAGAAATTCTTGAAGATATTGCAGATGAGTACACAAATACGCCTGTTCTGCTTTATTCTGTAAGAGATCCCTGTGTTTATGCAAATGCTATTAATCAGAAATCAATTGCAAGAGCTCTTCATGACGCTGTCTCCTTTTCAAGGCTATCTTCCTACTGTCATTTGATGATACCAGTTGGGCTGCCTTCTGTTAGAA GAGCCTTTTCCCCTCTACTGTTGGTGGAAGATCATAAGCCTTACCACACCAGTGCTGTATATGCTTCTTCAATGCACTCTATTAGTATTCCATTTAGAATGCAAATGCCTGGCCCTGCTACAAGTTCGACCTTCACTTCTGGTGCTATGGATGTTGGGGAGATTGTTCACACACTTTCTGGTCAATCTAGGCAAAATATGGTGACAAGTTTGGCCATAGCAATGCCACCTCCGTCTTTGATAG AGGAGAATAATCAAGGGACTATTCTCAGAAATTTACGTTCATTGACCCCTGAACTTAAAGAGGATCATGAGGATTTACTAGCTACAGAATCCTTGGTTGTCCAAGGAGCCTTTTACTCAG ATGGTCATCGAGCAACACTATCTCAAGTTGAGGATTCGCTATGTGCAGCTTATCAAAGAGAGCCTTCAAAACCGTTGTTCTCCCGCCTTTCTGTTGCCCTCTGTCCTCTCCCGGTACCACTTCCTTTTCCATCCATTTTTGGGAGCAAAATCGGTCAACATGGTGAGTTAGAGTATGATGCAGTTCAAGGGGTTCGACCAAGAGGATCACTTGATGTGGAATCTATCCCCATGGCTACAAGACTAAGGTCAAGCTGTGCTATTGTGCCTTTTTTGGAGAAAAGGTCAGGGGATCTACGCAAGTATGGGATAGCAAGAGGAGCTCCAGGGGCTGGATTGCTCTGCGGCTGGGGCTTTGAAAAGGACGAAGTTGATGACATGGGAGAGCATCTCGTGAAACTGTTGACGGCATTTGATCCTCACTCTGGGACAGCATCAGACTCAGATTAG